A stretch of DNA from Castor canadensis chromosome 2, mCasCan1.hap1v2, whole genome shotgun sequence:
CACAGTCCCCTATCATACACTGAAAATATCCTAAGTTGAAAGTGCATTTGAAACACCCTACAAAACATCACAGCAGCACAGCACTCGTAGGGAATCCCTTGATTGCCCTTGATCACACGCGGGTGGCCAACTGGGAGCTGCCGCTCTCTGCTGCTGCCGGAGTTTGCCAGAGATTAGATCTAATATTGTTAGACCAGGAAAGATCCAAATCCAAACATCCAAGTACAGTTTCACTGTGTGTGTGCTGCTTTAACACCATTGTAAAGTTGAAAATGATAAGTTGAAGACTCATAAATTGAgtgttttttaaatgatcatttatGCTTTTAAATGCATTGTAAAAGTTTCCGTTTCAAACTACTATCCTTTTAGCTTTTTCAATTTCTTACTGGaatttttacatattaattttaaaatgtttgagtGGGGATATTCCTATATATACTTTAGGatacataggaataaaaatatcTGAAGACCAGAGCCCTAGATTCAGTAAGCTTTTTCTTGAATCAAGACAATTAATCAGCAATctgtcaacccaggcaaaatgcTAGTCCCCAGGGAAATTACTTCACAGAACCATGAGTTAACATTTTACCCTCTCCTTTAGTAGAACTAAAATATGAATTAGtcccctttaaaaattattttgagcaCATTTTATTATGCCAATGAAGACCCCTGTAGGATATGTTTCTTCCAAAAATCAGGGAAAAGTTTGTTCATCTTGATATGCAAATATGGTCTGCAACATATCAGAATCCCATTTTATCTTTGTTGTCCTAAAAGTGCAGGGTCAAGTTTAGCTCTCAATTTAGTTTCCCTTGACTAGTTTTCTAGCACCTAATTTAGCTACCTCAATTGTTACTTGCATTAGACCTACTttacttttaatgattttatgGTTTTATTGCACCTTTGGGTGAGTgggttgctttctttttttgaccTTTAACTCATCAAGTTGCTAAGCAAATAAAACACAGAACTAGCTTGGATAAATTTAGTCGAATTTAGCAAATCATCAAcctgaaacaaaaagaattaaactattCAGGGAAGATGGCGGTATTATTGACAACTAAATCCAATCATCAGAGTACCAAATTAGCAGCACATTTAATAAACTGTCAGAAAGTTAAATGACTAAAAATATGATATTTTCCTCTTATTGAAAATCCTGCTAATTATTTCTGCTTTATAAACAAAAACTTAGGGATTAGGGCATATGGAAAAGTCACAGATGTTATCAGGAAGAAAACCATAACCACATGAATGCATATTAtggattaaaaataattacaagagGTCAAAACTATAGTTTGCCACACAATCCTAGTAAATACAAAAAGAAGTGaccaaatactttaaaaagtaaatagtatttttttctaaagtattCTGCAAAGCTGTTTAACATAATTAAATACCTTCAAATTATAGTTATAAAATATTACAGAGACTATATTTAGGAAACAAATTCCTTCATGATAAGCCGTGTTTAGGGTAATGTTTCAGGTAATGAATTGTTCccctttatttaaataatttagatacatatttgtgaaagaaaaaattgtCCATTCAGTAAGccctattaaaaatattaataaaggaaGGAATTAAATTGAAGGACCATACCGTGGCATACGGGCGATCAGTCCATGTAGACATTACAGTCCCTAACTTTCATTCACTTGAGAACATCATTAAAGTCTTATTGattctttaaaacaacaaaaactgaagcaacaacaaaacacccCATTTTGTTATTCTATGCCATTTTTATGTAAGTCAAAATCTTAACTTTTCATATAGAATTCAGTCATCCTAGGTAAGGCATGTGGGCTGTTTTAGGCAGGTTAAGACGTTCCTGCTGTGCTGTAGGGAGGGTCTCTTATGAAGAATCACACATTGTTTATGAAGACAGTCCTCTCTTGAGAGTACAAATACTACCTTTGCTCTttgaccttgatttttttttgggggggtgaaaAATTGTAATTTATTGAAACTCAACTCAAAAAATATAAGATGTTGTAGTGTACAATATATTACACAAAGCACCCTCAGGTGCACATTCAAGTCAAGTAAGAACTCCATATCCCTTTCCCTCACCCTCCCACCCTGGGACCTTAGTATTTGTTCCATATACAATCATGCACACTTATTTGAAAAAGGAAGCCCCAGTATATTTTTGATGTATTAATTAGCACCAAACAAGAGTACAgttccatttctttttaataaacaaaaaaagacaaaaaaaaaaaaccaatcaatAAACCAACTGGAGAGCTAATGGACTCAGCCAATTCTGCTGACATAGATATTATACATTCATGTAAATACACAGCCTATTCTACCCTAAACAACAGTGTGGCTGGTTCTCAGCCTTTGTTCATGTTGGCAATTGTCCCCATGTTGCAGTGTTGGAGCCAGTCTGTTTCTAAAGCAAAATTGCTATTTAGGAACTTCCTACACAAAGCTCATCTGTCTTTTTTGTCGGGAACAAGTCTAAGATTGGTGTGGAAAACTTAGATCTTTCAAGCACAACCACTGGTCAAAGATAATGAAGCTGTTTTAAGGCAAGCTCTCCAGTCTGTTAATGCTTTGTCCAATACAACCCTCAGGTTTTCCAAGGAAGGAACTGTTGCTGTTTCAGCTACTATTAAAGGTGGGATTGAAGTCAGGTTCTCATGAATTGTAGAGTCACTGGAAGAATGAGGTATGTCAACTTCTGGGTCATTGTCATTCACCATATTATTTGCCATATCACTCCCTGTTAAGTCATTACTGGGTTGTGAAGAATTACTTAATGTTAAGTGCTCTGAAGGCTCCCAGTCATCAAAATcatcttctttctcttcactttcctgaataaatttcagaaatgaagattCAAATCCCATAGGTTTGTAAGTCTTCAAATCAAATGACTTAGGTTGTGAATGCTTCCTAAAATTCTCTTTTGGGACATGGGTTGAATTTTTTACAGTGTTTTCTTGCCCTGAACTATGCTGCCCAGTTTCTTCTTTGATCCTTGGTAAAGGCAGCTGGAAATTTGTGAAGTAAGTCCCATTTTCAGTTCCACTGGGATTAGGtatggaattttctattttacaGGGAGGAGACTGAACTATATTACATTGTTCCAAAGAAGTGGTTTCTGAACTGTGGTTGCATTTCAAAGTTCCCCTGTAGAGCAGAGTGTCTGCATCAAATACTGGGTTGTTTTCTGTACACCCTTTCTGACATCCATTTCTTTCACCTGGATGGCAGGAATCAGTGTTCTGGAGGGTTGCACTGCTGTCACCCGGGGAATGGCTGTGCTTTGCGTGCTCTGATTCACAgcttctactttcttctttctttatacaGGGCTCTGCTTCAGAAGGGGGTTCCTCCTTAATTTTTGTACCGTACTTAACACAAACAACAAGGTTTTCCATTTGTTGCTCTAAATAGGCACTACTCATCTGATGGGTACGTTTGTAATGCCTCACTATGCTGCTCTCCAACTTCACCACGATAAACATCCTTCAACCATACAGGGGTACTGTGTGTGCTCTGACTACTCTACACACATATGGAGGGCTTCAGCTCTTGTTTTAAAACTAATTggagctttcttttctttgattaaGCCACATTTTTTAGTTTTAGCATTAAATGACCTCCTGGTAGTTTGATGTTCTTGCAACTGAGTATGAGCTGTTGGACAAACCTTTTCACTCCATAGTAGCCTTTCATTTGCTACTTTCTGGCTTCTGAAGAGATCATCATAATAGTCCTTATGTCAGTAATATACATGTTCTGAGTAATTACTGCGATGAGTGAAGATCTGGCCACAGCCATTAAGATCACAATGAATTTCATAATCTGAATGTATTTCTCCTTCAATATTATGCTGTTCCACCAAGTGGTGTTTCAACTTGCTGAATGTATAAAAAACAGCAGGGCACTGAGGCTGGTTACAGGAAAACCTTGCCATAGATTCAGCTTCAGAAAGTACTTTTGGCTCTTCAATATGGTCTAGGTTATGAGAGTCACTACAGTGCTTAGCAAGAGCTTTGGAACACAGGAAGCGTTTGTTCATTCCTTGTATTTGCAAGCAAATATCTTTTTACATTTACAAGTTCCCTTTTGGTTCTTGCTTTGTCCTTTTCTAAACATAACTGTTCTTTGTTGCACTGATGTACAGTTCTGTAATGGCGAATCAAACCTTTCAGATTGGTGAATGAGGAGTTGCAAGTTTTATGGATACAATGGAATGGTTTGTGGCATTTATTCAAAATATAGCACAGATTTCCTTTAGCAACAGTTCGCCTGCtacctcttccctctcttccttctccttcttctctatGGCCGCCTACTGGTGATGAAATATCAgatgttttactttctgtttcttcacaAGACGATTCCAAATCTGTTTCTGAATTGCATTCATCTTTTTTAGAATGACACGGTGTCTTCTCAGAGTTACTGCTGGGATCACCTCTAAGTTCGGCAGAACAATCACCTTTCAATCCGTCTACTGAGCAAGGGCCTTCATGATCACATTTTTCATTGTCTAACAGTTTATGCGTTGCTCTGTCACTGCCaatttgatgtttatttttataatgaatccTAAGGTGGGTTTTTCTCGTAAATGACCTTTGGCAAATATGACACCAGAATGGAGAGTACCGGTGTTGAAACATGGTTAACTGAAGgactttttcttttgagtaatTATGCTTTTTAAGGTAATGCATTAACAAAGCCTCTCTGGTCACAAATTCATACTTGCATCCTTGAAGCTCACAGAAAAAAGGCTTAGCAGCCAATTGTGCAAGGTACTGACTTGGCATATTTTCATCTTGATTCTGAAAATTAAGGTCTGAGATAGATGAAACAGACTGAAGAGACTTAGCACCACTGGATTGGTACCCCTGCAATGACCCTGAGAAAGATCCATGTGCTATTGAGTTTTTCAAGCTTAAATGTTTCAAGCATAACAGAAGTTCCAACATAGTATCCTCTGTACATGGCCTTTTAGAAGCACAAATGGAGACTTCTGAGGAATAACCTTGATGTTCTCGCTTACATTTAGTATGAATATTGTGATCTAGACCTTCATCTGGTGAGTCACTGTTTGCATCTGAGCTGGGCTTAGGTTCTGCATCAAACTTGTCAGTTGTCTGATTGTGTTCATTACCTAAACAGGGGAAAAGGTCTTTCGTCTTTATCTTCTTGGGTTTGAAATGGTATGGATGCACCTTCCGTAAATGCTTCAGCATCCCCCTTGCATTTTTGTATGTGGAACCACAGCCATCAAAACCACAGGTAAACTTAGTCCCATCAAAACAAACTGCCATAttggaacatttttcttttaaacttgagCACACAAAAACTTTCTCATGAGATAATAATATATCCTGCATGGTTTCGGAGTGATCTAGTGGGTCAATTAACTCTTCATTCATTGAAGCTGAAGAGCTATGACTTAACTGATCACTAGAATTACTGTCactgttttctttcagattttctgcAGCATCTATTTGAGAGCCAGCAGTTCCTGCACAGAAAAGATCCTCGGGTAAATGTGACTTATCAGTTTGGTCAAGTAGATGGGACTGATCAACACAATCTTGCTTTTCTCCTGCTGCAAGCTCCTCAAGTTTCACAGATTTCTTTATGCCTCCATCTGAACTTTCAACATTATGCATTGAGAGGTGGTTCTGGTATTCAATTTTGGAATAATAGAACTTTTTACAGCCAAGAAAGTTGCTTGTATAGGATGCATCCCTAAAATGTTGTGCTTCATGGTGGTAAAGCTGTCCCAAGTCACTGAAAACAATATTACAGCCATTTAATTCACATTTATAACGAAGATCATCATGTTTTTGTTTATGATTAAGTAGTTCATTCACTGATCCAAACCTAGCATAGCAATCTATAGATACGCACATGTAAGGCTGAGGACCACAATGCACTTGTTCATGTTCTCGCAGGTGAAAAGCAGACATGAAATGTCGCCGACAATAAGTACActtctctcttctatttttcatatCCAAGTAGTGCTTGgcattttcatcattattttggtGTTCAGCTTTAAGACGCACACTTAagtatttaaattgtttaaacACACGGGAACAGTCTGTACCAAGACATGGGTACAAATCTCTGTCCTGCAGGTGGCAATCTTCTAATTTGCTGAATGTGACATATTCATGAGATTCTCCTTTGGCTTGTTCATTCAATGACTGATTTTGTTCCAAGGCTGCAGAGGGGCTCTTAGGACAAATACCCTTTTGAGAGCCTTTTAACAGTAATTTCTTTCTAGAGCGGTCCCTTCTGCTTGGTGGGATCTTAACATGTTCCATCACATGAggaacaaatatttcttttcacttGAACTTTTTAATACAAACTGGACAGGTATAAATTCCATCTTCCATATGCATCTTAGAATGATGAAGAATCCTGGCCTCTATACATTCCCGTTtacataataaacagaaaaacttaTACTGAAGCCACCTCTGGTATCTTTCAGAAGAACCAATGggctttttgtctcttttctccttATGCTGATCTGCCAAATCTCTTCTTCTGTATTGTTTATCTTCTTTACCTTCATCATAGTCACTGAGAAATGACTCTAAAACATCGGTGTCATTAATAGACATTTCATAGCCACTTAAATCATCATCAGAATCGGAGGCTTCTTGTCCTAGGAGTTGGTGGCAGTGTCGTTTTAAAGTTTTCCAGTCCCAAAATTCAGGATCAAAAGGCCAGTGGGCTTTTAAAGCTAACAAGAGCTCACATCGGAGAGAATTTGGAACTGGTGcattttcttcatcaaatttttgATCTGGTTGCAAATACAGTTCTTCCAACATATTAAATCCATCCAAACTGGGTTCAATTAAGAATTCTGTAAGTTGACAGGCTCGTGTAATTTCTAAATCTTCTGGTAAAAGACAGGAAATTGTTTTACAGACTGAtgccttcatttcttcatcttcacTTGATCTTAGTTGAAGAGCTCTGACACACAGCAGAATTGATACCCCAAGACCAGCATCTTGTGCTTCAGTTTGTATAACTCTAATCAGGCAAAACAAATGCTGCTGTGTTTTAGCTACGACACCAAATTGACGACAGCACTCCAAAAAAGTATCTAAAGAAGGGTCAATTCTTCTTTGCAGTTTACTCCAAAAAAGAGTCAGCTCCCAAGAACAATATACACTTGCAGTTTGGAGCTGCTGGGTAAGGTAAATCGTACAAAGAACAAATGCTGTGTTATCCTGACCCTCAGATTCCAGATTACAAATGATGTCTAGTACTTCCTTGCAGTCGACCTTTGCAGTCTCCTTAATCGCTTCTTCACTAGGGAGCGTGGAACATAAACATGTGATATAAGCTTGCTGAAAAGATGACACATGTGCAATCTCCTTAGATTCTGCACATAGTTTTGACAAAGCAGTAGCCTGGGGGATGCAGTTagatttcaacaaatgttttattCGCATTTGCAGGAAGGAAGGTCCTTCTTGTGCAATCAACTTATTGACAAGGATTCCAAAGCCAGtggtgctgtatcctctaaaccAGGCATTTCT
This window harbors:
- the LOC109699952 gene encoding LOW QUALITY PROTEIN: zinc finger protein Rlf-like (The sequence of the model RefSeq protein was modified relative to this genomic sequence to represent the inferred CDS: inserted 5 bases in 4 codons; substituted 4 bases at 4 genomic stop codons), whose amino-acid sequence is MPREVWAPFLQSLQESHDALLEFGNNNLQILVHVTKEGVWKNPVLKILSQQPVKAEEVNKLIAQEGPSFLQMRIKHLLKSNCIPQATALSKLCAESKEIAHVSSFQQAYITCLCSTLPSEEAIKETAKVDCKEVLDIICNLESEGQDNTAFVLCTIYLTQQLQTASVYCSWELTLFWSKLQRRIDPSLDTFLECCRQFGVVAKTQQHLFCLIRVIQTEAQDAGLGVSILLCVRALQLRSSEDEEMKASVCKTISCLLPEDLEITRACQLTEFLIEPSLDGFNMLEELYLQPDQKFDEENAPVPNSLRCELLLALKAHWPFDPEFWDWKTLKRHCHQLLGQEASDSDDDLSGYEMSINDTDVLESFLSDYDEGKEDKQYRRRDLADQHKEKRDKKPIGSSERYQRWLQYKFFCLLCKRECIEARILHHSKMHMEDGIYTCPVCIKKFKXKEIFVPHVMEHVKIPPSRRDRSRKKLLLKGSQKGICPKSPSAALEQNQSLNEQAKGESHEYVTFSKLEDCHLQDRDLYPCLGTDCSRVFKQFKYLSVRLKAEHQNNDENAKHYLDMKNRREKCTYCRRHFMSAFHLREHEQVHCGPQPYMCVSIDCYARFGSVNELLNHKQKHDDLRYKCELNGCNIVFSDLGQLYHHEAQHFRDASYTSNFLGCKKFYYSKIEYQNHLSMHNVESSDGGIKKSVKLEELAAGEKQDCVDQSHLLDQTDKSHLPEDLFCAGTAGSQIDAAENLKENSDSNSSDQLSHSSSASMNEELIDPLDHSETMQDILLSHEKVFVCSSLKEKCSNMAVCFDGTKFTCGFDGCGSTYKNARGMLKHLRKVHPYHFKPKKIKTKDLFPCLGNEHNQTTDKFDAEPKPSSDANSDSPDEGLDHNIHTKCKREHQGYSSEVSICASKRPCTEDTMLELLLCLKHLSLKNSIAHGSFSGSLQGYQSSGAKSLQSVSSISDLNFQNQDENMPSQYLAQLAAKPFFCELQGCKYEFVTREALLMHYLKKHNYSKEKVLQLTMFQHRYSPFWCHICQRSFTRKTHLRIHYKNKHQIGSDRATHKLLDNEKCDHEGPCSVDGLKGDCSAELRGDPSSNSEKTPCHSKKDECNSETDLESSCEETESKTSDISSPVGGHREEGEGREGRGSRRTVAKGNLCYILNKCHKPFHCIHKTCNSSFTNLKGLIRHYRTVHQCNKEQLCLEKDKARTKRELXKCKKIFACKYKEXNKRFLCSKALAKHCSDSHNLDHIEEPKVLSEAESMARFSCNQPQCPAVFYTFSKLKHHLVEQHNIEGEIHSDYEIHCDLNGCGQIFTHRSNYSEHVYYXHKDYYDDLFRSQKVANERLLWSEKVCPTAHTQLQEHQTTRRSFNAKTKKCGLIKEKKAPISFKTRAEALHMCVEXSEHTQYPCMVEGCLXVVKLESSIVRHYKRTHQMSSAYLEQQMENLVVCVKYGTKIKEEPPSEAEPCIKKEESRSCESEHAKHSHSPGDSSATLQNTDSCHPGERNGCQKGCTENNPVFDADTLLYRGTLKCNHSSETTSLEQCNIVQSPPCKIENSIPNPSGTENGTYFTNFQLPLPRIKEETGQHSSGQENTVKNSTHVPKENFRKHSQPKSFDLKTYKPMGFESSFLKFIQESEEKEDDFDDWEPSEHLTLSNSSQPSNDLTGSDMANNMVNDNDPEVDIPHSSSDSTIHENLTSIPPLIVAETATVPSLENLRVVLDKALTDXGELALKQLHYLXPVVVLERSKFSTPILDLFPTKKTDELCVGSS